In one Phycisphaeraceae bacterium genomic region, the following are encoded:
- a CDS encoding 4Fe-4S dicluster domain-containing protein, with protein sequence MPNVYNWQLGREMSYPYEEHHPEWQFAFVFNINRCIACQTCTMACKSTWTFSRGQEYMWWNNVETKPFGGYPQNWDSKLLNLLNAANPDGQVWNPEAEKTQQAPFGTFDGKTIFEAVDKQYDETGPKRALGYIPTDQEWQAPNIHEETATGEAWNKEAFGSSAQLPEHKVWYFYLQRLCNHCTYPGCLAACPRQAIYKRPEDGIVLIDQSRCQGYKKCVEACPYKKSMYRTTTGTSEKCVGCYPRIEGKDPHISPNGEPAETRCMAVCPGKIRLQGLVKIGPDGKWAEDRWSPLYYLIRERKIALPLYPQFGTEPNGFYIPPRWVPRPYLTQMFGPGVESAIEQYSCPDRDLLAVLQLFRATQQIIFRYEVKQGPKVAEIEVTMPNGKTKVQEIYNDTVLGYNKFGVEVVRTTIEEPSFERNAELHMNSI encoded by the coding sequence GTGCCTAATGTTTACAACTGGCAACTCGGCCGTGAGATGAGCTATCCCTACGAAGAACACCACCCGGAGTGGCAGTTCGCCTTTGTCTTCAACATCAACCGCTGCATCGCCTGCCAGACCTGCACCATGGCGTGCAAGAGCACCTGGACCTTCTCACGCGGTCAGGAATACATGTGGTGGAACAACGTCGAGACCAAGCCCTTCGGCGGATACCCGCAGAACTGGGACTCGAAGCTGCTCAACCTTCTCAATGCCGCCAACCCCGACGGTCAGGTCTGGAACCCTGAAGCGGAAAAAACCCAGCAGGCTCCCTTCGGGACGTTCGACGGCAAGACCATCTTTGAAGCGGTGGACAAACAGTACGACGAGACCGGCCCCAAACGGGCGCTGGGCTACATCCCCACCGATCAGGAATGGCAGGCCCCCAACATCCACGAGGAAACCGCAACGGGTGAAGCGTGGAACAAGGAGGCCTTCGGCAGCAGCGCGCAGCTTCCTGAACACAAAGTCTGGTACTTCTACCTTCAGCGGCTTTGTAATCACTGCACCTATCCCGGCTGCCTCGCGGCCTGCCCGCGCCAGGCGATCTACAAGCGGCCGGAAGACGGCATCGTGCTCATCGATCAGTCCCGATGCCAGGGCTACAAGAAATGCGTCGAAGCATGCCCTTACAAAAAGTCCATGTATCGCACGACCACCGGCACAAGCGAAAAGTGTGTCGGTTGCTATCCACGCATCGAAGGCAAAGACCCGCACATCAGCCCCAACGGTGAACCGGCGGAAACACGCTGCATGGCTGTCTGCCCCGGCAAAATCCGTCTTCAGGGTCTGGTCAAGATCGGTCCCGACGGCAAGTGGGCGGAAGACCGTTGGAGCCCGCTGTATTACCTGATCCGTGAGCGGAAAATCGCCCTGCCGCTCTATCCTCAGTTCGGTACCGAACCTAATGGTTTCTACATCCCGCCCCGCTGGGTGCCCCGCCCCTACCTGACGCAGATGTTCGGGCCGGGCGTCGAATCGGCGATCGAGCAATACTCCTGCCCCGACCGCGACCTGCTGGCGGTGCTCCAGCTTTTCCGCGCCACGCAGCAGATCATCTTCCGCTACGAAGTGAAACAGGGACCGAAGGTCGCCGAAATCGAAGTGACGATGCCCAACGGCAAGACCAAGGTGCAGGAGATCTACAACGACACCGTGCTCGGATACAACAAGTTCGGTGTCGAGGTCGTCCGCACAACAATCGAAGAGCCGTCGTTCGAGCGTAATGCTGAACTGCACATGAACAGCATCTGA
- a CDS encoding molecular chaperone TorD family protein, translated as METQTLVDTADLLARQVVVAALSEAMVDRRARPLDSTHRFDANLLRRAWAVLADSSRTQPPAKLGLGELRPEETDIEPLIRWLAREPQLRGEMYQVVFGLVASRDCTPYETEYCHWSDPTYRAQQMADIAGFYRAFSVEPSDLRPERHDHVSLELEFIAFLLQKLSHAQQQAMGEGAEVCQDALKNFVRDHIVWWIPTFARCVERRVERMSPDLADTATRDALQDWAGAARVLRAWTAAERIANGVEPSQRIIAPMVEPPPAEEESCGGCAQAVPQ; from the coding sequence ATGGAAACCCAAACTCTGGTGGATACCGCTGACCTGCTGGCTCGACAGGTTGTCGTCGCTGCGCTCTCCGAGGCGATGGTGGATCGCCGCGCCAGGCCGCTCGACTCAACGCACCGCTTTGATGCGAATCTGCTCCGACGCGCCTGGGCGGTGCTGGCCGACTCCAGCCGCACCCAGCCGCCCGCCAAGCTGGGACTCGGAGAGCTGCGCCCCGAAGAGACCGACATCGAGCCGCTCATCCGCTGGCTGGCGCGCGAGCCGCAATTGCGCGGGGAAATGTATCAGGTGGTCTTCGGCCTGGTCGCTTCGCGCGACTGCACACCCTATGAGACCGAATACTGCCACTGGAGCGATCCGACTTATCGCGCCCAGCAGATGGCGGACATCGCAGGGTTTTACCGGGCGTTCAGCGTCGAGCCGAGCGATCTGCGCCCGGAGCGACACGATCACGTTTCGCTTGAGCTGGAGTTCATCGCGTTCCTGCTCCAGAAATTGAGCCATGCGCAGCAACAGGCAATGGGTGAAGGTGCGGAGGTCTGCCAGGACGCCCTGAAAAACTTCGTGCGTGACCACATCGTCTGGTGGATACCGACATTTGCGCGATGCGTGGAACGACGAGTCGAGCGAATGTCACCAGACCTTGCCGACACGGCGACGCGCGACGCGCTGCAGGACTGGGCGGGTGCCGCCCGCGTGCTGCGTGCCTGGACCGCTGCTGAGCGGATCGCCAACGGCGTCGAACCCAGCCAGCGCATCATCGCTCCGATGGTCGAGCCTCCGCCCGCCGAGGAGGAGAGCTGCGGCGGCTGTGCACAGGCGGTTCCCCAGTAG
- the moaA gene encoding GTP 3',8-cyclase MoaA, with the protein MLNSSVSLPVLDYQSESSRCDVDAIRPGENLQDAHGRRVRYLRLSLTSACSMRCLYCRPTTMGHDHDPSRMTPVEIERLVRHLVEQRNVRKVRLTGGEPTSRSDLLEIIRRLSAIRGLEDLAMTTNGLTLARHADDYRRAGLRRVNISLDSLDPNRFERVTGVRGVTRVIEGIDAAQAAGLLPVKINTVVVRDENTADLPELILFAADRGLEIRLIELMPMGPLAPQWAGRFVSQQEMRKSLDPIVRSWWHFSSGSDAARVDLAELRDGRCVRIGFVTAMSCRFCEACDRIRIGADGTIYPCLMDHPAGNLMRALRPEFDAALLDRMLMSSLAEKKREHPATGAGIMTRIGG; encoded by the coding sequence GTGCTCAACTCCAGCGTTTCACTTCCCGTTCTCGACTATCAGAGCGAAAGCTCCCGTTGTGACGTGGACGCGATCCGTCCGGGTGAAAATCTGCAGGACGCTCACGGCAGGCGGGTCCGTTATCTCCGCCTCTCCCTGACATCCGCCTGTTCGATGCGCTGCCTCTACTGCCGACCAACCACGATGGGTCACGATCATGATCCGTCCCGGATGACGCCTGTTGAAATCGAGCGGCTCGTCCGTCACCTCGTCGAGCAGCGGAACGTGCGAAAGGTGCGGCTTACCGGCGGCGAGCCGACCAGCCGCTCGGACCTGTTGGAAATCATCCGCCGTCTCAGTGCGATTCGTGGCCTGGAAGACCTGGCAATGACGACCAACGGTCTGACGCTGGCGCGCCACGCCGATGACTACCGCCGCGCCGGTCTGCGCCGTGTGAACATCAGCCTCGACTCGCTCGACCCCAACCGTTTCGAGCGCGTCACTGGCGTGCGCGGCGTGACCCGTGTAATTGAGGGAATCGATGCGGCGCAGGCAGCCGGTCTCCTGCCGGTGAAAATCAACACGGTTGTCGTCCGCGATGAGAATACGGCCGACCTGCCGGAGCTGATCCTCTTTGCCGCGGATCGCGGACTGGAGATTCGGCTGATCGAGCTGATGCCCATGGGACCGCTCGCCCCGCAATGGGCCGGCCGGTTTGTCTCGCAGCAGGAGATGAGAAAATCTCTCGACCCGATCGTGCGGTCGTGGTGGCACTTCTCATCAGGCTCCGACGCGGCGAGGGTCGATCTGGCGGAGCTGCGTGACGGCCGGTGCGTGCGCATCGGTTTCGTCACCGCGATGAGCTGCCGATTCTGCGAGGCGTGCGATCGCATCCGCATCGGTGCCGATGGAACGATTTACCCCTGCCTGATGGATCATCCCGCGGGAAACCTGATGCGGGCACTTCGTCCGGAGTTTGATGCTGCGTTGCTCGACCGGATGCTGATGAGTTCGCTAGCGGAAAAGAAACGGGAACACCCCGCCACCGGCGCGGGGATCATGACTCGGATCGGCGGGTAA
- a CDS encoding DUF4445 domain-containing protein, whose translation MDPKEYLDVESPQDRRMISTAGSGEQKLSEILRRESMPLNTRCGQRGLCDGCVVELVRGRAVHCVTGQVVEAGAAPVELRGCEFRFDDRSHVRIPARSLLAHEPQVVTSFRLNVARAHDPLWQHQASGNGTSGSNGSLPRNLGAAIDVGTTTVAVLLVDLATGEVVGQSSAFNRQMHLGDDVLTRINLCLSDSAMVQQLQDALVKETIAPLLRKAMVFPDRQPHEDRLVCLSIAANTTMLHLLAGVDPSPMGTAPFTPAFLEHRCITAGSVRLEVPGLAPDTPIHLLPSASAYVGADLCAGVLASGMLYDPGPSLLVDVGTNGEIILKQDERLLGCATAAGPAFEGARLTSGIRAGRGAIETIRFEASPFEVRTEVIGGDKPVGICGSAYIDFLAEGRRIGLLDPTGRYQTAHLPGSEKAMSRDEHGTLSLKVAHGRGREAVLVSEPDIASLLQAKAAIAAGILTLLERVGLAPSDLRKVYLAGGFGLHLDVPNAIASGLLPGFTPQQVEVVGNTSLGGAYLTLLDRNVLKEISRIGRDMEIVELNLDPGFEARYIDQLAMPE comes from the coding sequence ATGGATCCAAAAGAATATCTGGATGTTGAATCGCCGCAGGACCGGCGGATGATCTCAACGGCCGGCAGCGGCGAACAGAAGCTTTCCGAAATACTCCGACGCGAGTCGATGCCGCTCAACACACGGTGCGGCCAGCGTGGTTTGTGTGATGGATGCGTGGTGGAGCTGGTTCGCGGCAGGGCGGTCCATTGCGTCACCGGGCAGGTCGTCGAGGCGGGGGCAGCCCCGGTGGAGCTGCGCGGCTGCGAGTTCCGTTTCGATGACAGATCGCATGTACGCATTCCAGCTCGTTCCCTGCTGGCGCATGAGCCGCAGGTCGTGACGTCGTTTCGTCTGAACGTCGCCCGTGCCCATGACCCGCTCTGGCAGCACCAGGCGTCGGGAAACGGCACCAGCGGTAGCAACGGATCGTTACCGCGAAATCTGGGTGCCGCCATCGATGTCGGCACGACGACGGTGGCGGTTCTGCTCGTCGATCTGGCGACCGGCGAAGTGGTCGGGCAGTCCTCAGCCTTTAACCGCCAGATGCACCTGGGCGATGACGTGCTGACCCGCATCAATCTCTGCCTGAGCGATTCAGCAATGGTGCAGCAATTACAGGATGCTCTGGTGAAGGAGACCATCGCGCCGTTGCTGCGCAAAGCAATGGTGTTTCCTGACCGCCAGCCGCATGAGGACCGCCTCGTCTGTCTGTCGATCGCGGCTAACACGACGATGCTTCATCTGCTGGCGGGGGTCGATCCCTCGCCGATGGGCACCGCACCGTTTACGCCTGCCTTTCTGGAACATCGCTGCATCACGGCCGGCAGTGTGCGGCTTGAAGTGCCGGGTCTGGCGCCGGATACCCCCATTCATCTGCTGCCGTCGGCGTCGGCGTATGTCGGCGCTGACCTCTGCGCCGGTGTGCTCGCCAGCGGCATGCTCTACGATCCGGGGCCGAGTCTCCTGGTCGATGTGGGCACCAACGGCGAAATCATCCTCAAGCAGGATGAGCGGCTGCTGGGTTGCGCAACGGCGGCAGGGCCGGCGTTCGAGGGCGCGCGACTCACCAGCGGAATCCGTGCAGGTCGCGGCGCTATCGAAACCATCCGGTTTGAAGCGTCACCCTTTGAAGTGCGGACGGAAGTGATCGGCGGAGATAAACCCGTGGGAATCTGCGGGTCGGCGTATATCGATTTCCTCGCGGAAGGACGACGCATCGGCCTGCTCGACCCAACCGGTCGCTATCAGACCGCACATCTGCCCGGTTCGGAAAAAGCGATGAGCCGCGATGAGCACGGCACCTTGTCGCTTAAGGTTGCACACGGTCGCGGCCGTGAAGCGGTTCTGGTCAGCGAGCCTGACATCGCTTCACTGCTCCAGGCCAAGGCCGCCATCGCCGCCGGTATTCTGACGCTGCTCGAACGTGTCGGGCTTGCGCCGTCCGATCTGCGCAAGGTCTATCTCGCCGGCGGATTCGGCCTGCATCTGGATGTTCCCAACGCCATCGCCAGCGGCTTGCTGCCGGGGTTTACCCCGCAACAGGTTGAAGTCGTCGGCAACACGTCGCTCGGCGGCGCGTACCTGACGCTGCTTGATCGGAACGTACTGAAGGAAATATCCCGCATCGGCCGCGATATGGAAATCGTCGAGCTGAATCTTGATCCGGGCTTTGAAGCCCGCTACATCGATCAGCTCGCCATGCCGGAGTGA
- a CDS encoding DUF1638 domain-containing protein, with protein MPQPSQTSHGSETQDQSGDKQQPSKQLRVAIISCAVLEIEVEHYAKPYSHLIHFEWMRQGLHNEPDRLRVELQAAVESVEQRVNPDVILLGYGLCSRGTEGVKASRARLIMPRAHDCITILLGSKERYAQYVRQNPGTYWYSPGWNKHHTPPGKERYNKLLRKYQEQYGEENAEFLMEEEQKWFQTYDHATYVDLTIGATEQDLDYTKQCADWLGWQFDHQRGDPSLLEALLSGDWDDERFIVLEPGQSLQMTADERVVEVAPSAKAGGTAAP; from the coding sequence ATGCCCCAGCCATCACAGACGTCACACGGGTCTGAGACGCAAGATCAGTCAGGCGATAAGCAACAGCCGTCCAAGCAGTTACGGGTGGCGATCATCTCCTGTGCCGTGCTCGAAATTGAGGTCGAGCACTACGCCAAGCCTTATTCCCATCTGATTCACTTTGAATGGATGCGTCAGGGGCTGCACAACGAGCCGGATCGTCTGCGCGTGGAGTTGCAAGCTGCGGTTGAATCCGTAGAGCAACGAGTGAATCCCGATGTGATTCTGCTGGGCTACGGTCTGTGCAGCCGGGGAACCGAAGGCGTCAAGGCAAGTCGTGCCAGGCTCATCATGCCCCGCGCCCACGACTGCATCACGATCCTGCTGGGCAGCAAAGAGCGATACGCCCAGTATGTCCGCCAGAATCCCGGCACATACTGGTACAGCCCCGGATGGAACAAGCATCACACGCCGCCGGGTAAGGAACGCTACAACAAACTCCTCCGAAAATATCAGGAGCAGTACGGCGAGGAGAATGCCGAGTTTCTCATGGAGGAGGAACAGAAGTGGTTCCAGACCTACGATCACGCGACATACGTCGATTTGACGATCGGGGCGACGGAGCAGGACCTGGATTACACGAAGCAATGCGCGGACTGGCTGGGCTGGCAGTTTGACCATCAGCGCGGCGATCCGTCCCTGCTCGAAGCGTTGCTGTCGGGGGACTGGGACGACGAGCGGTTTATTGTTCTTGAGCCGGGACAGTCCCTGCAAATGACCGCCGACGAGCGGGTGGTTGAAGTGGCACCGTCGGCAAAGGCCGGCGGAACCGCCGCACCCTGA
- a CDS encoding corrinoid protein: MSSLSELSQAIEKGNRAESTRITRESIAQGIPAREILDAMVAGMDVVGQKFKNNQIFVPEMLIASRAMKESLALLEPLLVKAGIQPEFSAVIGTVQGDLHDIGKNLVAMMWKGANIDVVDVGTNVSAAKFIATAKERNARIIGLSALLTTTMPAMKSTVQAIRDAGLTDVKVVIGGAPITEGFAREIGADGFAPDAASAVELARRLVGAAV; encoded by the coding sequence ATGAGTAGTCTCTCTGAACTGTCACAGGCGATCGAAAAGGGCAACCGCGCCGAGTCCACTCGGATCACGCGGGAATCAATCGCCCAAGGCATCCCCGCACGGGAGATTCTCGACGCCATGGTGGCGGGAATGGACGTGGTGGGGCAGAAGTTCAAGAACAACCAGATCTTCGTCCCCGAGATGCTCATCGCCTCTCGCGCGATGAAGGAAAGTCTGGCATTGCTTGAGCCGCTGCTGGTCAAAGCCGGCATCCAGCCGGAGTTCTCCGCCGTCATCGGTACGGTGCAGGGCGACCTGCATGACATCGGCAAGAACCTGGTCGCGATGATGTGGAAGGGTGCCAACATCGACGTCGTGGACGTGGGCACCAACGTCTCGGCCGCCAAGTTCATCGCCACCGCCAAAGAGCGTAACGCCCGGATCATCGGGCTGTCAGCTCTGCTGACGACCACCATGCCCGCGATGAAGAGCACCGTGCAGGCGATTCGTGACGCCGGCCTGACTGATGTGAAGGTCGTCATCGGCGGCGCGCCGATCACTGAAGGGTTTGCCCGCGAAATCGGCGCCGACGGTTTCGCTCCTGACGCCGCGTCCGCCGTTGAGCTTGCGCGCCGCCTTGTCGGGGCGGCCGTCTGA
- a CDS encoding methylenetetrahydrofolate reductase C-terminal domain-containing protein — protein sequence MFEKSVARVEAFLKGMAFDCRACGQCVLRETGLICPMTCPKGLRNGPCGGTLNGECEVYPDKPCVWIRIHKRTGKESLDCPKLLPSPDARLIQTSSYLNYLTGADEHGRKPLPYLDLGSCRTRATQATLSRLELRLRSGAFVRLCELRAPRTSSFAAFDEQAGIIRDHFDAVNATAFLNARPSLPSPVAAARLVTLGVEPICQSTCRDHTKTSFIAELLLNQINGVHNTLCLTGDSYRGTPKIKQVYDMDAALMVYEARYLRETGRVHFTQETMEPPPRPFIGAVINPLTMPIEVPVRRLKQKAAAGADFIQTQLIFDIEGFRRFMELVRSERIDDDLFIIAGVPVVTSKQALAILPKIPGVSVPEEIFRRLDGAANIRAEGLALARESIAAISAIEGVAGVHLMLFGSDHSVLPGLVADLKTSRQTPSKTDTKPASIHLKQLPTTKEETCPSAS from the coding sequence ATGTTCGAAAAATCAGTCGCCCGGGTGGAGGCCTTTCTAAAAGGAATGGCCTTTGACTGTCGCGCCTGCGGACAGTGTGTCCTGCGCGAGACGGGTTTAATCTGTCCGATGACCTGCCCCAAAGGGCTACGCAACGGACCCTGCGGCGGCACGCTCAACGGTGAATGTGAAGTGTATCCCGACAAGCCCTGCGTCTGGATACGCATTCACAAGAGGACAGGTAAGGAGTCGCTCGACTGCCCGAAACTGCTTCCCTCACCCGACGCACGACTGATTCAGACCTCTTCGTATCTCAATTACCTGACCGGGGCGGACGAACACGGCAGGAAACCGCTGCCCTACCTCGACCTCGGCTCGTGTCGCACCCGCGCGACGCAGGCCACCCTCTCGCGGTTGGAACTGCGGCTTCGATCCGGCGCGTTTGTACGGCTCTGCGAATTACGGGCACCGCGAACTTCGAGCTTTGCTGCCTTTGATGAACAGGCCGGGATCATCCGTGACCATTTTGACGCGGTAAACGCCACCGCCTTTCTCAACGCACGGCCGTCGCTGCCTTCGCCGGTGGCTGCCGCCCGGCTCGTTACTCTGGGAGTCGAGCCGATCTGCCAGTCCACCTGCCGCGATCACACCAAGACCTCTTTCATCGCGGAATTGCTGCTGAATCAGATCAACGGCGTTCATAACACCCTTTGCCTGACGGGGGACTCCTATCGAGGCACCCCGAAGATCAAGCAGGTGTACGACATGGACGCGGCGCTGATGGTTTACGAAGCGCGGTACCTCCGCGAGACCGGACGTGTGCATTTCACGCAGGAGACCATGGAGCCGCCCCCCCGGCCGTTCATCGGTGCGGTCATCAATCCCCTGACCATGCCGATCGAAGTGCCCGTCCGTCGGCTCAAACAGAAGGCGGCTGCGGGAGCCGACTTCATCCAAACCCAGCTCATTTTTGATATCGAGGGATTTCGGCGGTTCATGGAGCTCGTCCGCAGCGAGCGGATCGACGACGACCTTTTCATCATCGCAGGTGTGCCGGTCGTCACCTCGAAACAGGCATTGGCGATTCTGCCCAAGATTCCGGGCGTGAGTGTGCCTGAGGAAATTTTCCGGCGGCTCGACGGTGCGGCGAACATCCGTGCTGAGGGGCTGGCGCTGGCGCGGGAATCCATTGCGGCGATCAGCGCGATCGAAGGTGTTGCGGGGGTTCACCTGATGCTCTTTGGCTCCGACCATTCCGTGCTGCCGGGGCTGGTCGCGGATCTCAAAACCTCGCGCCAAACACCGTCAAAGACGGATACCAAACCGGCGTCCATCCACTTAAAGCAGTTGCCGACCACGAAGGAGGAAACGTGTCCATCAGCAAGCTGA
- a CDS encoding dihydropteroate synthase, with the protein MSISKLTLIGERINPGFASSKALLENRDIKGLQDLAVSQRAKGAHYLTINVGETASHDASFVREVIEAIQAVVDLPLSFDYPHASVQEVCLKTYDPGKARGRKPIVNSISELRWDMFDLLKIQPAKVVLMASERVEDGVEIANQSATEIAHTARQMAQRAMSNGHALAPDDIFIDVSLCPIATDTEGRTRRAIDSIQQIGSDPAMRGVHMLVGLSNLGVMLPKQALDGSKLSVKVESAFLTMTIPHGLDTILGTAGREYQMLPSDDFVLRGFAEAVASEGFETLTRIQELYERK; encoded by the coding sequence GTGTCCATCAGCAAGCTGACCCTGATCGGCGAACGGATCAATCCCGGATTCGCCAGCTCCAAGGCGTTACTCGAAAACCGAGATATCAAGGGTCTCCAAGATCTGGCGGTTTCGCAGCGTGCCAAGGGCGCGCACTATCTGACGATCAACGTCGGTGAGACGGCGAGCCATGATGCGTCCTTCGTGCGTGAGGTCATTGAGGCGATCCAGGCGGTTGTCGATCTGCCGCTGTCGTTCGACTATCCCCACGCCTCCGTGCAGGAAGTGTGTCTGAAGACTTATGACCCCGGCAAAGCCAGGGGGCGCAAGCCGATCGTCAACTCGATCAGCGAGCTGCGCTGGGACATGTTTGATCTGCTGAAAATCCAGCCCGCCAAGGTGGTGCTGATGGCGTCCGAGCGGGTTGAAGACGGCGTGGAAATCGCCAACCAGAGCGCGACGGAGATCGCCCATACCGCCCGACAGATGGCGCAGCGAGCCATGAGCAACGGCCACGCACTCGCGCCCGATGACATTTTCATCGACGTGTCGCTCTGTCCGATCGCCACGGATACCGAGGGTCGAACCCGTCGCGCCATCGACTCGATCCAGCAGATCGGTTCCGATCCGGCAATGCGCGGCGTCCACATGCTCGTGGGGCTTTCCAATCTCGGTGTCATGCTCCCCAAGCAGGCACTCGACGGCAGCAAACTGAGCGTCAAGGTCGAATCGGCTTTCCTGACCATGACGATCCCGCACGGACTCGACACGATTCTGGGTACCGCCGGTCGCGAGTACCAGATGCTTCCCAGCGACGACTTTGTCCTCCGCGGCTTCGCCGAGGCCGTCGCCAGCGAGGGCTTTGAAACGCTGACCCGGATACAGGAACTTTACGAGAGAAAATAG
- a CDS encoding amidohydrolase family protein: MASLTIAVNSYFDGWRYHSDGPYWIEITDGVIRRITSHPGGVAPPQSLAAPFVMPGLIEAHCHLFLDGSELDVNVRKAYLSAPAEAMLATARRSVAENLAAGVTTIRDAGDFFGINKRIKAECAAAKPPTPIIRSPGFAMRRAGRYGSFMALEVTDADSIVAAIHKLAPTADDLKILLTGIIDFDTGKMKGGVQFDLEETRLIVRTARQLGLRTYAHCSGLDGLEIAVKAGIDSIEHGFFMEREILRAMSDQGTAWVPTFSPVQFVKDNPTLINLSSSAVVQLDQILRQHHEQVAAASNMGVMLVAGSDAGSYGVPHGKGLVDELLFFHDTGMNMEEVLTAATSRPRRLWGCPSRDIAPGNSAELLVLEGSPFDDIENLRRPRQVVIGNDVVSLTPASIGRNS; the protein is encoded by the coding sequence ATGGCCTCCCTGACAATCGCCGTCAACTCCTATTTCGACGGGTGGCGGTATCACAGCGACGGCCCGTATTGGATCGAAATAACGGACGGCGTGATCCGTCGGATCACCAGCCATCCGGGCGGTGTCGCGCCGCCTCAGTCTCTCGCTGCACCGTTTGTCATGCCGGGGCTGATTGAAGCTCACTGCCATCTTTTTCTTGACGGCAGCGAGCTTGATGTGAACGTGCGAAAGGCTTACCTCTCCGCGCCGGCTGAGGCGATGCTGGCCACGGCGCGGCGCAGCGTCGCGGAGAATCTCGCTGCGGGTGTGACCACGATCCGGGACGCCGGTGATTTTTTCGGCATCAATAAGCGCATCAAGGCTGAGTGCGCCGCGGCAAAACCTCCGACACCCATCATCCGCAGCCCCGGCTTTGCGATGCGCCGGGCGGGTCGATACGGCTCCTTCATGGCCCTCGAAGTCACTGATGCCGACAGCATCGTCGCCGCGATTCACAAGCTCGCGCCCACCGCAGACGATCTGAAAATCCTGCTGACGGGCATCATCGACTTCGATACCGGAAAAATGAAAGGCGGCGTGCAGTTTGATCTGGAGGAGACGCGGTTGATCGTGCGGACCGCGCGCCAACTGGGGCTGCGGACCTACGCTCATTGCAGCGGTCTCGATGGTCTGGAAATCGCGGTCAAGGCGGGCATCGATTCGATCGAACACGGCTTTTTCATGGAGCGTGAAATCCTGCGCGCCATGTCGGATCAGGGCACCGCCTGGGTACCCACTTTTTCGCCGGTCCAATTCGTCAAGGACAATCCGACGTTAATCAACCTCAGCTCATCCGCTGTGGTACAGCTCGATCAGATTCTCCGTCAGCACCATGAGCAGGTGGCGGCGGCGAGCAACATGGGTGTCATGCTCGTCGCCGGCTCCGATGCCGGCAGCTACGGCGTGCCGCATGGTAAAGGGCTGGTCGATGAACTTCTGTTCTTCCACGACACCGGCATGAACATGGAGGAAGTGCTGACCGCAGCCACCTCCCGACCGCGACGACTCTGGGGCTGTCCCTCTCGTGACATCGCTCCGGGAAACTCCGCGGAACTCCTGGTGCTCGAAGGCTCTCCCTTCGATGACATCGAAAACCTGCGCCGCCCGCGCCAAGTCGTCATCGGCAACGATGTCGTATCGCTGACCCCTGCTTCGATCGGAAGGAATTCGTAA